The segment CCAAAGTCATCGAGGCTGGGACTGGTAGAGTAATGTATGAGAAAAGCTTTTCTCTCTCAAACGCCGAGAAATACCCATTTTTGGCTCACATGGCAGTTTCTGAAATCGTAAAAGAGCTAGGATATTCTGATGTGGATTGGATGAAAGAGATGATTTTACTCTCTCGATATACTTCGACAAAAGAGAGCGAGATTATGGTGGCTGATTATACGCTGACATACCAAAAGGTAGTTTTGCGTGGTGGATTAAACATCTTCCCTAAATGGGCGAGTGCGGCGCAAAATGAATTTTACTATACTTACTATGTGAATCAAAATACCCCTGCGATTTATAAATACAACCTTTCAAACGGCTCAAAAAGTAAAATTTTCACAGGCAAAGGTATGACAATCGTAGGCGATGTAAGCTCTGATGGTCGCAAACTTCTAATCACAAACGCACCAAAAGACCAACCAGATATTTATCTATATGACATAGGCTCAGGTTCGGCTAGACAGATTACAGATTATCCAGGAATCGATGTAAATGGAAATTTCATCGACGGCGATTCAAGGGTAGCTTTCGTAAGCGATAGACTTGGATATCCAAATATTTTTGCCACTAGCATAAATGGCGGAAATGTAACACAAATGGTATATCACGGCAAAAATAACAACTCAATTAGCACAAATGGAAATTATATAGTCTATTCTAGTCGCGACGGATCTGGTAGCTTTAATATCTATATGATCTCAACTCAAACAGATATGATTCGCCAGCTAACATCTGGTGGCAAAAATATGTTCCCTAGATTTTCTAGCGACGGTGGCAGTGTTATGTATATCAAACAAGCAGGCGGTGGAAGTTCAGTAGGAATTATCCGCGTAAATGAGAATAAAAGTTTTCAATTTCCATTAAAAATCGGTCAAATTCAATCGGTTGATTGGTAATTTTAAATATTTTTATGCTATAATCTTGTAATTTTTTTTGAAAGGATAAGTATGAAACATTTAGTTTTAACTTCAGTTGCAGTTGCTGCTCTACTTTTGAGCGGTTGTTCTAAAAAGAATCCGGAGGTAGATTCAAATTTAAGCGATGCTGACAGATTGGCTGCATTAGCTGCTCAAATTCAAAGCGAAGTTGGCAATGTATATTTTGATTTCGATAGATTTAATATCCGCGCTGATCAACAAGGTACAATTAACAACAACGCAGCTTTATTCAACCAAGCTGGCGCAGAGGCTTTAACTGTTAAAGTTGAAGGTAACTGCGATGAGTGGGGCACAGATGAATACAACTACGCTCTTGGTCTAAAAAGAGCAAAAGCTGCAAAAGATGCATTGGTTGCACAAGGCGTAAATGGCGACAGACTATCAGTTGTTAGCTACGGCGAGAGTAACACAGTATGCAAAAATGGCACAAAAGAGTGCGACGCTCAAAACAGACGCGACGAATTCAAAGTAGGTTTCTAATTTGAGTTTCAAATCAAATTTAGCTGTGGCGCTTCTTGGCGTTACAGCTTTTTTACATGCAGAAGTTTCGGCATTTGACGCTGGCAATATCGGTTCAGACAGCTCTTATGGTCTGACAGAAAACGAGCAATTCTTACGCGACAATCGTAAAAAAGTAAATGATATGCAAAACAACCTAAATAGTGTTAATGAAAACATGGAGGGTTTGCGCACTGTCGTAGAAGGGGCTAATGAAAAAGTTTCAAATTTAGAAAGCAGAGTGGCTGATTTAGAAATTCGCACGACTGGTCGTAGTAACGGCAGCAGTGAGCTAGATCAGATGAAAAAAGATATCGCATGGCTAAAATCTCAAATTTCTGAAATTAATGCAAAACTTGGAAATTCAAGCGTAAAAAAAAACGCTGAAATAAGCAAAAAAACTGGCGCTCAAAGTGCCAAGGGCGCTAGTGCAACTACCACAAATAAATCAAATTTTAGCGCCAAAGACAATGCTTCAATCGCAAAAGAGGCAGAGGAATTATTTAAGAAAAAAGACTATGCAGGCGCCAAAGAGCGCTACGCTTACCTTGCTAGCAAAAATTATCAACCAGCAAAATCAAATTATATGTTAGGCGAAGTGGCGTATTTTTCGGGCTCTTACGGAGACGCGATTAATTACTACAAAAAGAGCATTTCGCACAATCAAAAACAAGACTACACACCAAGACTTTTATATCACACAGCAATTAGCTTCGATAAAATCGGGGATAGCGCAAGCGGAACGAAATTTTACAACGCTCTAAAATCATCTTACCCTGATTCAAAAGAGGCCAAAGCTGCACCAACACGCTAAAATCAAAATTTGATAAATTTTAATTTAAGGAGAATTTTATGGCGCAAAACAGAGTTATAAAAATGTATTATGAGCTAAAAGACGCAAATTCAGGCGAAATTTTAGAGTCAAATTTCAACGCAAATCCGATTGCCTTCATCACTGGCAAAGAGCAAATTATCCAAAAACTTGAAGATGAAGTTCTAAGCCTAGGCGAGGGCGAGAGCAAAATCGTTAGAATTTCCCCAAGTGACGGCGTTGGCGAATACAACGAAAACGCTATCCAAATTTTGCCAAAAGAGGAATTTGCAGGTATTGATTTGGTCGTAGGTATGGAGCTTTTCGGTCAGGCAGAAGACGGCGCGACAACCCGCGTAATCGTCAAAGCAATCGGCGAAGAAGATGTTACAATCGACTTTAACCACCCATTTGCGGGCAAAGAGTTGGAATTTAATGTCAAAGTCGTCGAAAACCGCGAGCCGAGCGAAGACGAGCTAATGACAGGCGTGCCAGAGGGCGAGCATACTTGCGGTTGTGGCGGACACGGACATCATCATGGCGAAGACCACGAGTGCTGCGGCGGACACGGACACCACCACCACGGAGATCACGAGTGTTGTGGCGGGCATGGACACCATCACCATGGCGATCATGAGTGCTGCGGCGGACATGGTCATCACCACGAGGACTAAGATATGAAATACGCATTTATTTTCCCGGGTCAAGGCTCACAAAGCGTGGGTATGGGCAGAGAAATTTACGAAAATTTTGCCAGCGCAAAAGAGCTTTTGGACACTGCTAGCGCGCATACTAAAATCGATTTTGCAAATTTGCTTTTTGAGGCAAATGATAAACTTGATATTTCTGAATTTACTCAGCCCTCTATTGCGCTAAATTCGATGATGTGTGTTTTGGCGCTAAATGAGCAGATTAAAATTTCGCCTGAGTTTTTGCTAGGACACTCGCTTGGCGAGTTTAGCGCACTTGGCGCTGCTGGCGCGATTGAGGCAAAGGAAATTTTAAGGCTTGTAAATATCCGCGGAAAATTAATGCAAAATGCTTGCGAGGGCAAAAATGCCGGTATGATGGTGGTTTTGGCCCTTAGCGATGAGGTAGTTTGCGCTATTTGCGACGAAGCTAGGGCGCAGGGCAAGCGGGTTTGGGCTGCGAATTTCAACTGCGACGGACAAATCGTCGTGGCTGGCAATCGCGATGATTTGGCGAGTTTGGAAGCCAAATTTAAAGAAGCTGGCGCAAAGCGCGCAATGCTTTTAAATATGAGCGTAGCTAGCCACTGCCCAATGCTTCAAAGTGCAAGCGACGAGCTTGTGAGCCATTTAGAGCCTGCACTAAATGAGAGTTTCGCCCCAGTCGTAGCCAATGCAACGGCTAAAATTTACAGCACAAAAAGTGAAGCCCTAGGGCTTTTAAAAGCGCAACTAATCAGCCCAGTGCTATACAAACACAGCGTGAAAAACTACGAAAATAGCGTGGATTGCTTCGTCGAATTTGGCGCAAGCGTGCTAAAAGGGATAAACAAAAAAATCACCGACAAACCGACTTTTAGCATTTCAAATTTAAGCTCGCTAGAAGAATTTGTAAAATTCGCAAAGGAAAACGCTTGAAAATCGCAATTTTAGGCGCAATGCCAGAGGAAATAGAGCCACTTTTGGCGAATTTAGACGCCAAAAAGATTGATTATGCAAACAACGAATTCTACCTTGCGAAATTCGGCGCGCACGAGCTTATCATCGCTTACTCAAAAATCGGCAAGGTAAATTCTACCCTTACTGCCACGCTGATGATAGAAAAATTCGGCGCGGGGAAGCTTATTTTCACGGGCGTTGCAGGCGCGCTTAAAGAGGGTTTGAAAATCGGCGAAATTTTATACGCTACCCGCCTAGTCCAGCATGATTTGGATATCACTGCCTTTGGTCATCCGCACGGATTTGTGCCAGGAAGCCCGATTTTTGTGGATACTGACGCGAACCTTAACGAAATCGCACAGCGCGCGTCAAGGGAATTGGGGCTAAATTTAAAATCAGGCATTATCGCAAGTGGCGATCAATTTGTATGCGACGAGGCGCGCAAAGCTTGGATTAAATCCGAATTCGACGCGAGCGCAGTCGAAATGGAGGGCGCAAGTGTAGCGCAGGTTTGCCATGCGCTAGGTGTGAGTTTTTGCGTGTTAAGAGCCATTAGCGACGAGGCTGGAAACAAGGCTGAGTTTGATTTCGACGAATTCGTCGTAAAAAGCGCGAAAATTAGCGCAAATTTAGCCCTAAAAATGGTCGAACTTCTTTGATAAATATCTCCAAAAAACTTTTGCGCGTGGTCGGTCAAACCAACGCAAAATACAAAATGTTCGAAGAGGGCGATAAAATTTTGCTTGGGTTAAGTGGCGGCAAAGACAGCATGTCTTTGGCACACATTTTGAAGCATTTCCAAAGTGTAAGCCCGCTAAAATGGGAGTTCGAGGCCGTAACG is part of the Campylobacter sp. VBCF_01 NA2 genome and harbors:
- the tolB gene encoding Tol-Pal system protein TolB codes for the protein MKNLMLIFAFCMAVFAADATTTITNEGVSLPRIVVQNASNLSNAEFNNKFFKLMVGDLKVGATFDVSDEYLVSDYNGDANSNLGELGAALIVRYAVSDKISPMNLKAKVIEAGTGRVMYEKSFSLSNAEKYPFLAHMAVSEIVKELGYSDVDWMKEMILLSRYTSTKESEIMVADYTLTYQKVVLRGGLNIFPKWASAAQNEFYYTYYVNQNTPAIYKYNLSNGSKSKIFTGKGMTIVGDVSSDGRKLLITNAPKDQPDIYLYDIGSGSARQITDYPGIDVNGNFIDGDSRVAFVSDRLGYPNIFATSINGGNVTQMVYHGKNNNSISTNGNYIVYSSRDGSGSFNIYMISTQTDMIRQLTSGGKNMFPRFSSDGGSVMYIKQAGGGSSVGIIRVNENKSFQFPLKIGQIQSVDW
- the fabD gene encoding ACP S-malonyltransferase is translated as MKYAFIFPGQGSQSVGMGREIYENFASAKELLDTASAHTKIDFANLLFEANDKLDISEFTQPSIALNSMMCVLALNEQIKISPEFLLGHSLGEFSALGAAGAIEAKEILRLVNIRGKLMQNACEGKNAGMMVVLALSDEVVCAICDEARAQGKRVWAANFNCDGQIVVAGNRDDLASLEAKFKEAGAKRAMLLNMSVASHCPMLQSASDELVSHLEPALNESFAPVVANATAKIYSTKSEALGLLKAQLISPVLYKHSVKNYENSVDCFVEFGASVLKGINKKITDKPTFSISNLSSLEEFVKFAKENA
- a CDS encoding OmpA family protein, which encodes MKHLVLTSVAVAALLLSGCSKKNPEVDSNLSDADRLAALAAQIQSEVGNVYFDFDRFNIRADQQGTINNNAALFNQAGAEALTVKVEGNCDEWGTDEYNYALGLKRAKAAKDALVAQGVNGDRLSVVSYGESNTVCKNGTKECDAQNRRDEFKVGF
- a CDS encoding 5'-methylthioadenosine/adenosylhomocysteine nucleosidase — translated: MKIAILGAMPEEIEPLLANLDAKKIDYANNEFYLAKFGAHELIIAYSKIGKVNSTLTATLMIEKFGAGKLIFTGVAGALKEGLKIGEILYATRLVQHDLDITAFGHPHGFVPGSPIFVDTDANLNEIAQRASRELGLNLKSGIIASGDQFVCDEARKAWIKSEFDASAVEMEGASVAQVCHALGVSFCVLRAISDEAGNKAEFDFDEFVVKSAKISANLALKMVELL
- a CDS encoding FKBP-type peptidyl-prolyl cis-trans isomerase: MAQNRVIKMYYELKDANSGEILESNFNANPIAFITGKEQIIQKLEDEVLSLGEGESKIVRISPSDGVGEYNENAIQILPKEEFAGIDLVVGMELFGQAEDGATTRVIVKAIGEEDVTIDFNHPFAGKELEFNVKVVENREPSEDELMTGVPEGEHTCGCGGHGHHHGEDHECCGGHGHHHHGDHECCGGHGHHHHGDHECCGGHGHHHED